Proteins encoded by one window of Moorella humiferrea:
- a CDS encoding ABC transporter permease, with protein sequence MIRLWRRLRLSPAAPGYLLLLLGIIVNILVQGPDFFTSYNFNSLLAVNAPLVLAAIAQTVVVLTGGIDLSIGSNMTLVNTVAIALTNQGHWPVGLSWAVALAAATLVGTGNGLMVAYLRIPPLLATFASMSVVGGLALWIWPKPGGMVPREIYTTYGAAIMGIPVAGWIIIAVALLWLLISRRRVGIYLRAVGGRERSAYASGINTAAVKFFAYTFCGFITGVAGLCLTALTASGDPKIGQMFGLNSVAAVILGGSSLAGGWGSIGGSIAGALFLGLINNIVFFLFRNYVSHVQSLTSVASFYQQLLANLIVILGLASAALTQRGGALGGLGRRRRGGRTQHV encoded by the coding sequence ATGATACGGCTGTGGCGACGATTACGCTTATCCCCGGCGGCACCTGGCTATCTACTTTTGCTCTTAGGCATTATAGTTAATATCCTGGTCCAGGGGCCCGATTTTTTCACAAGCTACAATTTTAATTCTCTCCTGGCAGTAAACGCGCCCCTGGTGCTGGCGGCCATCGCCCAGACCGTTGTAGTATTGACCGGGGGTATCGATCTTTCCATTGGCAGCAATATGACTTTGGTTAATACTGTGGCTATTGCCCTGACCAACCAGGGGCACTGGCCGGTGGGACTGAGCTGGGCCGTTGCCTTGGCGGCCGCCACCCTGGTAGGGACGGGAAACGGCCTGATGGTGGCCTATTTGCGCATACCGCCCCTCCTGGCCACTTTTGCATCTATGTCCGTGGTCGGCGGTCTTGCCCTGTGGATATGGCCTAAACCGGGTGGGATGGTTCCCCGGGAGATTTACACTACCTACGGCGCCGCCATCATGGGGATCCCTGTAGCAGGCTGGATTATCATTGCCGTAGCACTACTTTGGCTGTTGATCTCCCGCCGGCGTGTCGGCATTTACCTTCGCGCCGTCGGCGGACGTGAGCGTAGCGCCTATGCTTCAGGAATCAACACAGCTGCGGTAAAGTTTTTCGCTTATACCTTCTGCGGGTTCATTACCGGTGTAGCCGGTCTATGCCTGACGGCTTTAACCGCGTCTGGAGATCCCAAGATAGGCCAGATGTTTGGCCTCAACTCCGTTGCTGCTGTAATTCTGGGCGGCAGCAGCCTGGCAGGAGGATGGGGTAGTATCGGTGGTTCTATAGCCGGAGCCCTTTTCCTGGGGTTAATAAATAACATCGTCTTTTTCCTTTTCCGCAACTATGTTAGCCATGTCCAGAGTCTTACAAGCGTAGCCTCATTTTACCAGCAGCTTCTGGCCAATCTCATTGTGATTTTAGGCCTGGCCAGTGCAGCGTTGACGCAGCGTGGCGGGGCCCTTGGCGGCTTGGGTCGGCGCCGCCGGGGAGGGAGGACCCAGCATGTCTAA
- a CDS encoding ABC transporter permease yields MSKINLNWRHNQILMAGLIAVALFIGGGLINTSFLSPANIGSILAMAVLLGFAAAGQTLVVIAGGEGIDLSVGAVMSLGAVLAAQTMAGQNSNILPALLLVILSGATIGLFNAAGILYARVPPLVMTMAMANVVTTVQLIYTHGSPVGMPAPIIAFIGSRRLFPFLPWLAVLGIIVLILMQFILRRTVYGQQLYAIGSNYNAAYLAGVRADAVKGIAYILSGILSSLAGFWLIAYNNFVFVNMGAAYVLPSVAAVVIGGTSLAGGEGSYTGTLLGSVILTALANLLVVLHTDEAGRQVINGLVLILLLALYTRQPAIRQ; encoded by the coding sequence ATGTCTAAAATCAACCTCAATTGGCGGCACAACCAGATTCTTATGGCCGGGCTCATCGCCGTCGCCCTGTTTATCGGCGGCGGCCTGATCAACACCAGTTTCTTATCGCCGGCCAATATTGGCAGCATCCTGGCCATGGCCGTCTTGCTGGGGTTCGCCGCCGCCGGCCAGACCCTGGTGGTCATCGCCGGTGGGGAAGGAATCGACCTTTCTGTAGGGGCAGTCATGTCCCTGGGTGCGGTATTGGCCGCCCAGACTATGGCTGGCCAAAATAGCAATATCCTCCCGGCCCTGCTGCTGGTTATCCTATCAGGGGCGACTATCGGATTGTTCAACGCTGCCGGCATCCTCTATGCCCGGGTGCCTCCCCTGGTAATGACCATGGCCATGGCCAACGTTGTGACCACCGTCCAGCTGATTTATACCCACGGTTCACCGGTGGGTATGCCGGCGCCCATCATTGCTTTTATCGGCTCGCGCCGCTTATTTCCCTTCCTGCCCTGGCTGGCGGTGCTGGGCATTATAGTGTTAATCCTGATGCAGTTTATCCTGCGCCGGACCGTGTACGGGCAGCAGCTCTATGCCATCGGCAGCAACTACAACGCCGCTTATCTGGCCGGGGTGCGGGCCGACGCGGTCAAGGGTATTGCCTATATCCTGAGCGGGATTTTGAGTAGCCTGGCCGGCTTCTGGCTTATTGCTTACAACAACTTTGTCTTTGTCAACATGGGCGCCGCCTATGTACTGCCCTCGGTGGCAGCGGTAGTTATCGGCGGTACCTCTCTGGCCGGGGGTGAAGGTTCCTATACCGGTACCCTGCTCGGTTCGGTGATCCTTACAGCCCTGGCCAATCTCCTGGTGGTGCTGCACACTGATGAAGCCGGCCGTCAAGTCATCAACGGTCTGGTCCTGATCCTGCTCCTCGCCCTTTATACCCGGCAACCAGCCATCCGGCAGTGA